A window from Eretmochelys imbricata isolate rEreImb1 chromosome 23, rEreImb1.hap1, whole genome shotgun sequence encodes these proteins:
- the LOC144279332 gene encoding alpha-1B-glycoprotein-like produces the protein MASALTVLFLEPSYPKPSISLSPSWGVSLGEAVAVWCRGQHRGVRFVLNKEGRHFQTVASKGLEAVFPISNVRREDRGSYSCSYQNRLEPFAVSSPSDPVDLAVRDPSLPRPSISLSPTGVTAAGADVTIRCWGQRRDVRFFLHKAGDLNPPRHMDPAGDGAEFRIPTVGRQHGGSYSCSYRPPSDPFNSSEPSHPVQLVVAGV, from the exons atgGCGTCTGCTCTCACCGTCCTCTTCCTCG agcccagctaccccaaacccagcatctccctgagccccagctgggggGTCTCCCTGGGGGAAGCTGTGGCCGTCTGGTGTCGGGGGCAGCACCGGGGCGTGCGGTTCGTGCTGAATAAAGAGGGACGCCATTTCCAAACTGTGGCTTCGAAGGGGTTGGAGGCTGTGTTTCCCATCAGCAACGTGCGCCGGGAGGACCGGGGGAGCTACAGCTGCTCCTATCAGAACAGATTGGAGCCGTTCGCCGTGTCGTCCCCCAGCGACCCCGTGGATCTGGCGGTGAGAG ATCCCAGCTTACCCAGACCCTCCATCTCTCTGAGCCCCACTGGGGTCACCGCCGCAGGGGCAGACGTCACCATCCGGTGTTGGGGGCAGCGGCGGGACGTGAGGTTCTTCCTGCACAAGGCTGGAGACCTGAACCCGCCGCgacacatggaccctgctggggACGGGGCCGAGTTCCGCATCCCCACCGTGGGCCGGCAGCACGGAgggagctacagctgcagctACCGGCCCCCATCAGATCCCTTCAACTCCTCTGAGCCCAGCCACCCCGTGCAGCTGGTGGTAGCAG GAGTCTAG